Proteins encoded in a region of the Apostichopus japonicus isolate 1M-3 chromosome 19, ASM3797524v1, whole genome shotgun sequence genome:
- the LOC139960233 gene encoding GTP-binding protein Rhes-like, with product MQETNSDGAGMSTSKASTPDSDIVPAPTENCCRLVVVGSPKVGKTAIITRFLTGKFDDQYTPTIENFHRKMYKIRGQVYQLDILDTSGNHPFPAMHKLSLLTGDIFILVFSFADRNSFHEVVRLRDQIAETKLQIKGSKVVPMVIAGNKCDLAQEERQVNSEEALRMFDTARRCTYIETSAKRLMNIDVLFKILFENAKLPSEMSPSLHRKISVSQSPNLRPSGPGKWGIRRRLSEACGMVTPNARRPSVRSDLMQLRFQAIHGSSFDFEDEDEEHKTDAVQRKLRKLMCCIS from the exons ATGCAGGAAACAAACTCCGATGGAGCAGGTATGTCGACATCCAAGGCCTCGACACCGGATTCCGATATCGTACCGGCACCGACAGAAAATTGTTGTCGTCTCGTCGTTGTCGGTTCACCGAAGGTCGGTAAAACCGCGATTATCACGCGGTTTTTGACAGGAAAGTTCGATGATCAGTACACACCGACGATTGAAAACTTTCAcagaaaaatgtacaaaatcaGAGGGCAAGTCTATCAGCTGGATATCCTGGACACGTCTGGCAATCATCCATTCCCTGCCATGCATAAATTATCTCTTTTAACAG gaGACATTTTCATCCTCGTGTTTAGCTTCGCGGATCGTAACTCCTTCCATGAAGTTGTTCGACTACGTGATCAAATTGCTGAGACGAAGTTACAAATCAAAGGGAGTAAAGTCGTTCCCATGGTGATAGCAGGCAATAAATGTGATCTCGCGCAGGAGGAGAGACAAGTGAATTCGGAAGAGGCCCTGAGGATGTTTGATACCGCCCGGAGATGTACCTACATCGAAACGTCGGCTAAAAGACTCATGAACATTGACGTACTCTTCAAAATTCTTTTCGAAAACGCCAAACTACCCAGCGAAATGAGCCCATCTTTGCACAGAAAGATTAGCGTAAGTCAGAGCCCTAATTTGAGGCCCTCCGGACCTGGTAAATGGGGTATTCGTCGTAGGCTGAGTGAGGCGTGTGGCATGGTGACGCCAAACGCCAGACGCCCCTCGGTGAGGAGTGATCTGATGCAACTGAGATTTCAGGCGATTCACGGGAGCAGCTTCGATTTCGAAGATGAAGACGAAGAACACAAGACGGATGCCGTTCAAAGGAAGTTACGTAAATTGATGTGTTGCATATCCTGA